GCTCATCGGCTGCGCCAGCGCCCACCACACCAGCTCCTTGCGGCGGGGGCGCAGCCGCAGCGCCGCGATGAACACCAGCAGCCCCGCCGTCAGCACCACGAACGTGACGAGCCGGTTGCCGAACTCGATCGACATGTTCAGCAGGGGGTGGTCGGGGTCGTGCGTGGGGACGAGGCTGTCGCCGGAGCACCGGGGCCAGTCGGGGCAGCCGAGCCCGGACTGGGTGACGCGGACGGCTCCGCCGCTCACGACGATCAGCACGTTGCCGATGACGCCGAAGAGGGCGAGCAGCCGCAGGGACCCGGGGGTCGGGCGCCACACGGCGTTCCACATCCGGGACGGGAGGTCGGACGACGGTCGCTCAGCCACGGCACCCATCGTATGGGCGGGTCCCGGCGGCCGTGATCCGGCCCCCGGTCACCGTCCGTAGGGGCCGGGAGGGCTCGGGGGGAGGAAGCCCGAGCCGCCTTGCCCGGCGGCCCAGGGCGGGCCGGAGGGCCGGGTCCTCCTGGGGTGGGCCTGGGTGCGCAGGAACGCCTGCCGCGCCAGCGCCATCAGGCCGAGCAGCGCGTCGCGGCGGGCGACGAACCAGCGGGGGTCGGCGACGCCGCGGTCGGCGCGCTTGTGGAGCAGCGCCAGCTCCGTCGCGGCGAGCTGGTAGTCCGCCATGGCGCGCCCGGCGGCGGGGCCGCCGACGACGCGGGCCCAGCGGCGGGCGGCGCGGCGGGCGTGCAGCGAGCCCAGCATCCGGATGTCCTGCGGCGTCACCAGGCCGGTCTCCGCGTACGCCGGCAGGTAGGTCTCGATGCGCCGGACGGTGCCGCGGCGCTCGACGAAGACGATGACGACGAGGGCGACCAGGATGCAGAAGTCCAGCACGTACACGACGGCGAGGCCGCCGAGGCCCTGGCTGGCGGCGCCGTTCCACAGCCCGTGCAGGATCATCGCGCCGAGCAGCCCGGCGAGCGGCGCGGCGACCTGTCCCCGCCGGTGGGTGGCGGCGTAGGCGACGCCGAGCCCGGTCATGGAGGTGAACAGGGGGTGGCTGAGCGGCATGATGAGGCCGCGCAGGATGAACACCGCCCCGAGCTGCTCGGTGCCGCCCTCCTCGAACGCCCGCATGTAGTAGGTGATGTTCTCCATCATCGCGAAGCCGAGCCCGACCATGGCGGCGTAGACGATCCCGTCGGCGAACCCGTCGATCTCGTTGCGGCGGACCCAGAGCATCACGAACAGCGCGGCGCCCTTGAGCGTCTCCTCGATGACGGGGGCGCCGAAGGTGGCGCTGACGAAGTGGCCCTCGCTCTCGCCGAAGATCGGCACGGTCACGTACAGGAGCCCGGCGGTGTTGAGGACGAGGGCGCCGAGCACGGCGACGCCCGCGCCCCACATGAACGAGAACGCCAGGGCGCGGGGCGGCTCGGGCTCCAGCCGGTCCAGGGCGAGCGCGAGCGCGATCAGCACCGGGATCGGGACGATGGCGAGCAGGGCGCCCACCCAGAAGCCCGGCCCGCCGTACAGCGCGGTGACGCCGAGAGCGATCGCGGCGCACACCCCCGACACGGTCATGCCGGCGATGAGGGCGACCGGCGGCCGTCCCGGGATCCGCCCTTCGAGCACCGCCTTGGGGTCCACACGCGCCATGACGCGAAGCGTAACGGCAGGTAGCGGGAATGGCTAAGCCCACCGGGTCACGGCTCGACGTCAGAACAGCAGCGGGTCGACGGCCACCGCGGTGAAGAGCAGCGCGAGGTAGACGTTCGACAGGTGGAAGAACCGCATCGGCCGGAGGTGGACGCCGGTCACCCCGGCGCGGACGGCCCTGAGCAGCCGGTGCCCCTCGGCGAGGAAGACCGCGCCGAGGACGACGGCCACGGCGCCGTAGACGGGTCCCATGCCCGCGACGGGCCACAGCACCAGCGAGCAGGCCACCGTGGCGTAGGTGTAGACGAGGCTCTCGGTGACGACGCGCCGCTCCCCCGCGACGACCGGCAGCATCGGGACCTTGGCGACCGCGTAGTCCTCGCGGTAGCGCATCGCCAGCGTCCAGGTGTGCGGCGGCGTCCACAGGAACACGACCCCGAACAGGATCAGCGGGGCCCAGGCGACGCCGCCGGTGATCGCCGCCCACCCGATGAGGACCGGCATGCACCCGGCGATGCCGCCCCACACCACGTTCTGCGGCGTGCGCCGCTTGAGCAGCAGCGAGTACACGAAGACGTAGAACAGGATGGCGAACAGCGACCCGGCCGCGGCGACCGGGTTGACGGCCAGCAGGAACCCGGCCGTGGACAGCACGGCCAGCGTGATCCCGAAGATCAGCGCGCGGGCCGGGGTGACCTGGTGGCGGGCCAGCGGGCGGCGCCGGGTGCGGCGCATCTTGGCGTCGATGTCGCGGTCGATGTAGCAGTTGATCGCGTTGGCGGCCCCGGCCGACATGGTGCCGAAGGCGAGCGTCAGCAGCACCGTCGACAGCGGGGGCACGCCCTCCGCGGCGAGGAACATCACCGGGATGGTGGTGATCAGGAGCAGCTCGATGACGCGCGGTTTGGTCAGCGCCACATAGGCCCGCACGCTCGCACCGATCGACCTGGGAGCGTCCTGCACGGCAGGCGCCGGCATCAGCGCGGCGGGCGGCTCCCCCGGCATCTCGTCGCCGAGCCCGTCGAGACCGATCTCGACCCCGCGCTTGTTACTG
The sequence above is drawn from the Actinomadura hallensis genome and encodes:
- a CDS encoding PrsW family intramembrane metalloprotease; the encoded protein is MARVDPKAVLEGRIPGRPPVALIAGMTVSGVCAAIALGVTALYGGPGFWVGALLAIVPIPVLIALALALDRLEPEPPRALAFSFMWGAGVAVLGALVLNTAGLLYVTVPIFGESEGHFVSATFGAPVIEETLKGAALFVMLWVRRNEIDGFADGIVYAAMVGLGFAMMENITYYMRAFEEGGTEQLGAVFILRGLIMPLSHPLFTSMTGLGVAYAATHRRGQVAAPLAGLLGAMILHGLWNGAASQGLGGLAVVYVLDFCILVALVVIVFVERRGTVRRIETYLPAYAETGLVTPQDIRMLGSLHARRAARRWARVVGGPAAGRAMADYQLAATELALLHKRADRGVADPRWFVARRDALLGLMALARQAFLRTQAHPRRTRPSGPPWAAGQGGSGFLPPSPPGPYGR
- a CDS encoding heme o synthase — protein: MPGEPPAALMPAPAVQDAPRSIGASVRAYVALTKPRVIELLLITTIPVMFLAAEGVPPLSTVLLTLAFGTMSAGAANAINCYIDRDIDAKMRRTRRRPLARHQVTPARALIFGITLAVLSTAGFLLAVNPVAAAGSLFAILFYVFVYSLLLKRRTPQNVVWGGIAGCMPVLIGWAAITGGVAWAPLILFGVVFLWTPPHTWTLAMRYREDYAVAKVPMLPVVAGERRVVTESLVYTYATVACSLVLWPVAGMGPVYGAVAVVLGAVFLAEGHRLLRAVRAGVTGVHLRPMRFFHLSNVYLALLFTAVAVDPLLF